From the genome of Brachionichthys hirsutus isolate HB-005 chromosome 9, CSIRO-AGI_Bhir_v1, whole genome shotgun sequence:
CTGTAGCGCTTCTCATCAGCGGACGACAGCTCGCCCGTCTCGTCCTTCAGCTGCTGTAGTTTCTGAAGTTCCGGCATGCTGGTCAGACAAAGACACGGCGGGGTGAAAACAGGGAACGCCAGACTTAAACAAGGCCACGCCAATCCTTTACATATGGCAGAAGTCTGAACAACCTTTTGCTCAAGTTGGAACCAGAGTCTCTTGAAGGCTTGGAGAGGTTTCCAGGTTTGGCAGTTTGCAAATGAGCAGGCAAAAATTACACTTTGTGTTGCTGTAAGGAATCAATATAGCCCAGCTGCGGGACATCccagacaaggggggggggggattgctgtCATCAGCTAACAAGCGTTCCCTTTGGGTTATGATTTAGATATGATTCCACACATGTACGAGGAATTTTAGAAGAGAATTACAGAGGCATAAGAAATCCTAAAACAGGGGGAACAATCCACTGGTGCAATGTGAACTAGTTAAGATATCGATGCATGCCCAAGTATCAACATCGTGTGTGTACAGAGACAATTCCCCTCCGCTCACTGACCTGTCCATGTTGCTTATCTGGTTATGAAGCGCCAGGAAGGACACTGGCGATTCAATGGCCTCTCGACTCTTGGCGCACAGCCTGACGACCTTCAGTCCCGTCTTGTCAATCTTCTCCGTCAGCTGATCAACAGCGATGTTGCTGGGCGCGCACACCAGCACTGGCCTGCATACGCCcccgcgcgcgcacacacacacacacacaccacaaacagTCATGAAAGGAACAGTAATGTAGAAGACAGTGGCTTTGTGTACAGCAACTTGTGTCGTACCCGTTGCCTTGTCGGGACAGGTGGTAGACGATGGTGGCCGAGGTGACGGTCTTCCCAGTGCCGGGAGggccctggatcagactgagaGGCCTTTGCAGCACCGTTTTCACAGCGTACACCTGGAAGAGACACAAAAAAGTCCCGCTAGCGCAAAGtactgcaaatatatatatttgcagtaCTTTggcagtatatatattttttcattgcaGAAAGTTCTAACTTCACGCGATAACGATGTTGTAAGATCAACAGTCCACATTTAAGCCTGAACAGAAAGCATGTTTCACACAAGTATGATACTTCTTCTGACCCTAAAATCTATCTCTAGGACATTTATGTCTTTGACACACAGGAAAGGTAATGACAGGAATAACAAGAATCACAAGGAGCTCTGACCTGTGAGTGATTGAGATCGGGCAGGCCTTGGGCAGTGAAGCGCTTTGGCAGCTGGCACTTGATGGTGACATCCTCGACCTCATGACCAAGTAATTTATGATAAATGTAGCCGGACACGGACGTCTCATCTACAGCAAACGTCTTGAGGGCGCTCTGCATTCTGCGGTGACATAAGCATCGTTACGGCTCGGCAGTATCACCAGACAACCGCAGTCCGTTTAAAAACGATATATACTTCCTCTAAACAATGCTAATTAAGCACCATATAAAGACACAAAGAGTTGTAAAATGCAGCGTTACCGTCACATTAATCACTCAAGGGCTTAACATTTTGGACTACCTGTCAAAAGAAGTGGATTTCCAGACAAAATCCACCTGGAAGTTGTGGGGGATTTCCACGGGTGCCCCGACGCTGCTTCGTAATTCGATGGCAATTTCATCACCATAGTCTTCAGACACACGCTGTCAAGGAAATCCAGCGTCATCCTTCCGTTGCTTCTAATCAGTGATGGTGAGCAGAGCATTGTTGTCTAATGTCCTCTGCAATTAAGACTTCAAACTGGGACTGGTTCAAGTGTGACGCATGAAGGATACTGTCAGGGACTTTAATGACATGGCCAATGCCTTTCCAGAGGGGGGCAAGATCTCCCTTGTAGCGCAGGCAAATCTCATCGCCTTGCATCAGCCGCATGTCTAGAATTGATCAGATGACACAAGTTAGGCGCCCTTTTCTGCTGAAAATGATATTCATGAACCCAAAAAATGGATTACCATGCATGCacaggatgacacacacacacacacacacacgcacaaaaataaaaatacaaagccAAGCACAGATGCAACCAAAGGATACATGATGGGGTCAGGTTTCATGCAATGCTGAGGACTGAATGGGAAAAGGGTTCTATCTGCACCACAGAACCACTGGGATGAAGTAAGGCTCAGAGAATTACCACCTGAATCCGTCTTGGGCAGTGTGAAATAGGCAATCCGTTTTTTATTCAGCCCCAGGTCCCACCTGACTGTTATATTGTCTTGGgtctgcaagaaaaaaaacccatcgaTGTAGAATGAACCGATAACATCAGTCCTTTGAAGATGTATCCATTAGCCCAGCAAAGAACTGCACATCAAATACATCCAAATTTGACTTGGTCATCATTCCCGTCAACTCCAAGAAcaaaagcttaaaaaaaaagcctcacaaTCATAAAACGTCTCAATAGGCTCTGAATTAAAGCTACAGGGGGTGAAGCCATTAAATCAGTGCACACAGGACGCTATAGGATGGATTACTGGGTGTTTAATGCCAATTGAAATCTTCTTTGCATGTCAATAACCAGCAAGGTTCATGTACCTGGGACTCCTTGAGCTTCTTGTCATAATCAGCCTCCAGTTTGACCAAAGGCCCAAAGATGTTCTGGTACTGGTAAGCGTCTTCATAGCGCAGGAGGACGTGCTGGGGCTCCTCGTCCACTCCCGGTTTCTCCAGATCTTCCAAGGCGGCGCCGGGGTTGTCCTGGGAGAGAGAAAGTCAAAGAAAAACTGTCAATACCAAATATATGACAGATCCTACCCAAATTTCCCATTTAGCACACACTGCTCCGATTGGTggcatattgttttttttttttttttttaaggttttgCCACAAGTAAATTCAAATCCGCGTAAAGAGCGGTCTCTTAAAAACATCTAGCCTGTGCTTTCATTTACTGTTTAAAAGGCTTTTTCCTGGAGAAAGCGCACCTTCCAGAGCTCCTCCAACTTGTTGATCTGCTGGGCAGTAACCTGACGAGCCCGAAGCTGCTCCTGCTCCGACGGAATCTTGACCAGccaggacaggaagcagcgatcCTGGATCAGGGGTTGCCACTGTGAGCTGTCCCAGTTGATGTCCTTCAGGCTACTCTGGCTGGCACAGGGCTGCCTGCATGAAGGCAAAACGTTCAGATGCACAGAAACGCGCTTTCCTTCCCGCTTCAAGTTGATTCCTCAACCAGGTCTAAAACAGAGTTCAGAACAAATTGTACTCTCCCAGTACTCTCCCAGAGTACAACGCTGCCGCCCCAGCACCACTTACCTGCAGAGGAGGACCACCACGGAATCGGCCTTGGCCGGAATGAAGCCCAAAAGGAAGACGTTACGACAGCCGCAGTTGTAACACTCGAGCACCGTCTCCCCCAGCGGCCCGTCTTTATGCAGCGTCACCTCTTTGCATTTGGCTCTAACCAAGTGGTTCACAATGTGACTGGAAATCCGAGGGAAGGCGTTGAAGCCAGTTAGAAAGTAATCAAGAGCATTTGACCgccattacatttttttctgaTTGGAACTACAACCAGAATACTTTTGACAGAATGCATCGCGACACTTATTAGCCCAAAGCACAAACATAAAAGACAGCAACAGACACAGTCTCAAGTCTAAACAGTAAATTAGTTTGTAGGTTTCTCGTCTATTGCATTCCTTGTTAATGTCGGCAGCTTGCAAGACATTCGTGGCCGTCTGAAATATGATTAAACTCATGTTATTATGATTTAATAACCATGTATAGTAATAgagtgaaaatgaataaaacatttacctgCCGGAGGTGTTGCCACGTCCATTGCAGAACCATTTCTTGCTGGTATTGCAGTACACGACACAAGCCGGATCGTGGATCTTACAGTAGCTGAATAGCAAGAATGCGTTAGAACAGCACCGGAATTACTGCGGCTATTAATCGAAATATTACAGTAGCAAATAGTTACAGACTTTCAATTGACATGTTCTCCTTAACAGAATGTAGGAAAATCTAATCTTCCTTTAGCACTCTTAGGATTATTTGGGAAATATTTTCAAGCAAGCTGGAATCAAATTATAAATGGTCAATCATCATCATATCATGTTACCGTTTTTACAAAAGACAACGCTCATATTCCTTTCTATCTTTTCCAGAAGCAACCATTTACATTTGTTGACAGCTGCATATTATCGCGGAGCCATGTCTCTGTGGGCTTCCACGCTGATTGCTATGCAGTACTCCTACGTTTTTACTTATTGCTGATTTGGAATATTTTGCACCAGAGTCAGCATACCTGCATGCGTGCGAAGGCAGGTCTTTCGTATAGTAtgcatcttcctcatcctcctcaaaATTGAGCTCAGCCATTTGGCTGGGTTTGGCCACGGAGTCATCCAGACCACCGTTGAGAAGCCCTTCGTCTGGACCGTTTACCTGCAGCACAAGATGAGAATTACCACCGTGAATATTGATGGTAGTAAAGgtctaaaataataaacaagTTAATGACATTGTTTACTAAACTTTGGTAAATTAAGACAGTTGTAATTGTTTTTGAAACAAGTGTGCTATAAAAAACCAATTAGAGTAAAATGAGGTTATGTCCTTCTAAGCATTGGCGCAAGGTTAAATTGTGTCACCTATTTTATTCAACGTGCTCATAGAGTCCAATCTGAAAATGTAGGATCTACTGGAATGGAAATTATGTaattttttgtttattgttttcaaCAATCTTTGTATTTAGAAGAcatggaaatgttttattaacagAACAACAAACATATTAAATTCCATTGAATgccaaaacaaatcaaagtgAGAAGGAATGAGAGGAAAGGGAATTACGTCAGTTGCACTGTTGACAGACAAGGATATTTAACTGCTTGGTCAGAATCGcatcaaatgttttaataatgaAATGTGTCTGTTAGTAAATTCTACGTTTGTTTTCGAATCAAATAAAATGCTCACTATTTTAGGTGGTTTTCATTTGCATGCAGGCGATACGAGCTTAGCTAGCGCACAAGCCCGCCGGGAATgcattttagtttagtttagtttctgGGACGATCCGAGTCCACTTCTTCTGTCCCCATACATGTGAGACACTTCAGAGTCAAAGGAAGAGCAACTGAGAAAAACCCAAGTCTCATTGTAGCCTGAATGGATCTGAAGCATCAAAGAACACATTGGCTACCTAATTTAGCATCTGTTAATGGTATGAATTACTGTTTTTAGCtcccatgttgttgttttttatgcttCTTTCATGGACCTTCTTGGACCACCTGAAATAAACTCCGGACTGAATAATACCTTCAACGGAGCTCAGTTAGTTTATCTAGCTGTCGTTGTGTTAGCCGCTATCACCGTCAGCTAACGCGAAGCTAGGTAATGCTACATCCAATAATTGCGGGCTAGCAGGCAGAGCTGGGTGAGCTAGCTAACTTCCGCTAACGTCAGTAAACCGCGTTTTGCGGCGACTTCCTGTAAAATCGAGCGCATCAGACCTGGTTGTCCAGCTGGCTCTGGGTATGGCCTTGGGTTTGCGTCTGGCTGGGCAGGGTGAAGTCGATGAAGTCGTATTCGGAGCCCTGCGTGTCCGCCCCGAGTAACTCCGCTTCCTCCGTGTCCAGGAAGGTGAGGGTCTGGGAGCTCGGCCCGTACGCCTCCACACTCATCTCGGCGCTAAACTTTCGCTTTAGTGCACGTTTCCGGCGTTCGTGTTAAAGATCCACAATAATCCTCACCGCGTTTGTTTCCCCGAGAACCTATATGGAGGCCGACGCTGATAGTTACGAGCCTGAACCCAAACAAAAATGGAACCGAACGGAGACGTTCCAGCGGCAGGTCCAACAGCAGCAACGGTGACGAACTTCCATGCGCGCCGTGCAACGCGTGACGTTTACGCCGTAGCGCAAAGGcgggtgaagagagagaggtctcactctgatGTTATTTCCTCGACAGAAGAAAAGCACGTAAAAGTATTTCGAACGAAATACTCGTCGTCATGACAATATTTATATTGtagttattatttttaaacactcTCACCATCCATTAGTGGATCCATAATCCAGATCTGGCAGACATAAATCTATTTTTGAGGGTTGCAGCAACATCTTGGCAGAAAACATAAAGATAAGGTTAGTTGAtttgtaaataaaaagtaaatgagtcacaaattacaaataataaaacatattatGTGTAGAGTGCTGTGTTTACAGGAAGCAGAAGGGTAGGCTACATGCATGCACTTGAACCACATATGAGccaaaactactactactgcacttcCATGTAACGCGAGCTCTCTGGCTTTGGGGAAAAACGATCAGGATTCTATATTTTGCATCTAATCCCTTACTTACGCCGTGTCCCTGTTAGATCCGATTGACCAGTTTCCCACCTCCGCTGTGTTCATGTCAAACCACAATTACAGATTTCCATTTATAAGATTATTGACACCCAAAGTTCATGAACATGGGAATCATTTGCATCGTTTGTTTCTCTTGACGTAAACACAGCATCGCTGCAGTAGCAAGACGTGTTTGAAGCtccaccaaaataaaagtctggTATTGCACAGCCAATAAGAGTGTGAGTGAGCGTACAGTAATAACACATACAACAACATTGCATGTTAACCTATTaatcatatttatttcaaagcCTAGATCATTTACTGCAACAGTGCTTTGTTAATGTCAGAAGCAGAAGACGTCTTTCAGAGAATTATCCCTAAACAAAAAAACTCACAATGAATCACAGTCATGTTATGGTACAACAGAGCACATAAAAACGAGAGGATTTTTGAGGTAGCCGCACATCTGACTGAGCAATATCAGTAATATATTTTGAACCGACCCAATAATTCTAAGGCCTTTTCATAAACAcccataaataaaaacaaggcacGGGAAAGAGTCGGAGTTAGAGGTTACATTATATGTAAACTTTAGGCTTTTCACTTTAGTGAGCAGACATTTAAGGGACGGCTCCTTCGTTACTCTTCCACTTTCCAGCACTCCTAAAGCCAGAGAGTAAAATATCAGCAGCTACAACCACAACTAAAAACCGCCCACCATTTCAACAATTCCCGAAGAGATCCTAACATGTACACAACCAGAATAAGTTCAATGACAAATGCTGGAATAGAATTAGGGTCTGTAAGGAAGTCTTCTGTTGAGCTTTTTTTCTTCCGATGCTACTTTGTGGTACAAACCGTGGTTCTGAATGACAATTAGACTTACAGACACTGCTGGAAAAAACAATGTGCCAATTGTTTTCTCTGCCGTAGGAAaccattaaatgttaaaatgtatacaAAAAACTAAGAATAAggtaaaacaattaaaaaaaacactaaagtTAACATCTAAACCTGGGAGGGGCACCATCACAGACGCAGTGAAGGAATCTGCTCGTTTGTTTCACAGGTCATACAAAGCAAAACTCAGGAAAATAAAGAGCATAGCTTACAACAATCTAACTAGTGGGGGGTTAGATGCATGCGTGTATGTTCAGGAAGCTACATGTGCCAAGTTcaagtggaagaaaataaaactattaaaaGGAATCGCTTCATCAAATCAAATCCTAAAGTAAACTACGCAGCTATATTTGataaaatgaaggaaaaaattaaatgctttaaattaaGGTATAATAAAAATTAAGGTCAGCCCCAATGTGGAAAATAAGCAAGAATTTGGGATTCTGTAATTTGGCTTTGAATGTTCCAAAAACAAATTTGATTTTTCTTCCCCCCCACAGtttaagattaaaaaacaatttGTGCATTTTTGGGAAGTTATGCTACAAATAGGTAAAAAGGACTACACTGCCCATAAATCGAGTGCAGTCTTCAGTTTCTTGTCACAAGTCAGTGAGTATCTATTATATTAAATTAGAAAAGCAGGAAATATCTAAGGGACAAAAAATGGGAGCGATTTAGAACAGGAAACTGAATTTATGTGGTAATAATCCAAAAGTTCAATGTTGTCTCAGACAAATATTTAACCAAAACAACCAAACACAAGATCTGTAAAATAACATTGCACAGTTTGGGGCCAGATCtcagcctttttctttttttttttggtgttggtgggggggggggttctatcaCATATGGGCTGATAAACTGGGGGAAATGAGTTGGAACCAACCCGTTCCCTGATTAAAATACCTTTGTAAAAGAAGGCTTACAAGTTTATAAATTCTTATAAAGAAAAAGGACTCGAGGAAAAAAATTCAACATTAAGTATGAAACACAGTTGGACTACGATTtagtgaaaaagaaaaggacgGTAGCGAACACAGCTTACTTCTAAACATTTCTACCTAAAACAACGCATCacatacatttttcttttgtagaGACTGAGGTGCAAAGCACCCGTTGAACAAAATGTATTGTGATTGACTGAAGTTAAAAACTTAAGCATTATGAAAGTTAAAATATTGTGGAGTACAGTTTTTCCCAAATGTGACTTCTGCAACCATTTCATAACCCCAACCATATAAGGTGCACACTAGCAGCCACATTCGAAGTTCTAGGTTGTAAAATGTGCCACATTCCAGATTTCCTCTGCATAGCAATAACTGCGAGCATCACATTTCTCCTATGATTTCTCAACGAGCGTAAGGCGTTTCATGTATTATCATCTCCAGAGTCAGAATGGTTTATGTTCCTCAGATCTGGGACAAAATGTTAAATTCCAGTATCAGGGGGTCGTCTGAGACCTCAAATGTATCTTCTCGTCAGAAGATAGTACAAGATAAATCAATCAGGATGAGCAAAACATGAAGCAAAAAACTTTgaaaaagtggaagaaaatgctGGAAAGATTTTAGACACTGAAGTTTTCATTTTTGTCCCAAGCGAAgacaacaattaaaaaaaaaaaaaaaaaggtttgtcaaTTTGCAGTTCCGTGCAAAACATATCTTGCGTGGCGAAGGCTGGAGAGGCTGTTTGGCATCTTGGAGGTCACTTAGTGGAGGTGCTGCTGGCAGTGGATCTTCTCCTCGGCCTGGTCCAACAGCTCCAGCATCTCTCGGATGATGGCCTGCAGCGCACGACCCAGGTCTTCCCTGCTGTAAGGCTTTCCAAGGGGAGGCACGTGAATGAAGGCGGACCGACCGTGGCTCAGATACAGGGACGTGTAGTAGGTGAAATCACACAGATACCTGATTCGGAAGAGAACATTatatcaaaaagaaaaattagCCAACGGCCTGGATCTATAAATTAGTAGTTTGTTTGACTTTCTTGGATTCAGAATAGCTTTCTCTGCATGATAAACAGGTACCGGTATATTAATAGGGTAATCGTCAGCATAACAAAGGCACTGTAACTCACGACATCAGTAATAACCCAGAATATGATCATTAACCATTGGGTTTCTGCAGTCTCACCCACGACCCCCCTGCaccaattaaaataaatgaaataaatacctTCCGGCATCTTTGGAGACAGACACAGCTACTGCCAGTCCTGATGCAGTCACTCGCTTGCAGACTGATTCCATGTCAATAACCGAGTCGATACAGTCTGGGCCTCCGACGATGCAACACTGCGAGTCCGGTCGGAAGCTGCTGTTGTCCAGGCCCTTGTAGCCATGATTTCTGCCACACTTTTCCAGAGTGACAGTGGTGGCCATACCCGAGACGCCGACATGAACTACCAGctgcaaaaacataaaagaaaataaagagagacAATGAAATATGCCTTCAAAATAACTATGGAACATCACCGATATTAACGCAGGCTTGCGGCGTGGAGCGCTGACCGAGCGGACCTTTCACAATTTAGTTGAAAACCCCTGGATTAGGCCATaccatcaaaacaaaacatctgctCAAAATCTCTTGATAACCATCCATCCGTCACAGGTCTGCTGAAGCCGATCCCAACTTGCTACAGGGGAAAatcggggtacaccccggacaaggcgccagctcatcgcggggcTCTGTtcataacatttttttttttgttaatcctgctaacaaactaACATTACCTCCTCGgaagtgatatatatatatatcatgtgTTCTGCTCTTACCAGGGGATGATGCTGCTTCCATAACGAAGGAACCAAACTCTGGACTGTCTGATACTCCACAGGAAACTCTGATACATGCAAGTCCACTTCACTGCCCAGTCCCAGTTTCTTCAATTCCTGTCGGcgcagaggaaaaacaaagctgaaatccatttttgtgatttttggaaaCCCATCTTTGACAAAAGATTAGCTCCAACTCCTACTTATTCAACAACGTTTTACAGACCCAAGTGGCTACCATCATAGGGTCAGGAGGATTTAGTAGTTTAATCGTCTTGATTAGTTGATAACTGGTGCAGTTTTCAGTATGTGAACAGCCCCGAATAAAAAATTAGGACGTATCAAATGAGATAAATCTACTTCTAAGACACCTCCGCCTGGACACTGACCCCCACCCGCATTGAAATGAGGCTTGTTCGGCCACGTCTGTGACCTCGCCACAATGCAGTCTTTAATATCCTTATCAAGCCTGTCTAGACACCCTGACAACcagggtcacccccccccccacatgcagTTTCCCCCATAGAACGCAGAGGGCTGCTGCTCAGCGTGAAGCCGGTCGGCAGCCATCAATGAGCAATAAGAAAAGAAACTGGCGCCGCACGAGATCGAACCCGCTTCGTACTTTATTACAGTTTTGTCATTTAAGATAATAATTTACAACAGTCTTCTTTTGATTTAAGATGTcatacacagaaaaaaataaaataaaggatgaAACACACCTGTACTGCAACCCAGCTTGCGTTGACAGTGTGCTCTCCAAACGGCCCAAAACCTGCAAAACATGTCAGAGAAGGTTAGCGAACCTTGATGGAGCTCATATATTTCAACAGCTAAAAACGAATAATTGTGtttgcaaaacaaaaagaaacaacaaaaaaagcacacGATTGCATTTTAGTTCGATTTGTGAAAGTCCTACTACTACTGCATGTTCGGCGTTTCCGTTACGGCTCAAAGGGATCGTAGCGTTTGCTCTCTTGCAATCGAGATTGTTTGTTCTTGGTCGAGTTTCTGCAATTTCAACATTTACAGCGCTGCAATCCGCTGCTCCCCTCGAATCAACTAATTCTAAATCAATGGCTGACTAAAAATCCTATCCCGACATCACGCCACGAGACCCAAGAAATGTTTGGATAGGGATCTATAACTGTTCCCCTTCCAAGCGTCTGCAGGCCCCTGGGGATtgagtgggtgggggggtcgtGGGGGGCATCAGTCTGTCTGACAGTCTGCTGAAAAGGAGCAGAGCGAGGGGCCGGCAGCTGCCGGTCGCTCGCTATTGTGAACGTGCAGTTCCCAAGTAATCAGCTGGGACCGGCAGCTCCTGCACCGCTTTGTGTCTGAAAACATCAAGTCCACTAGTTGTGTTATCCTCCACGACTTTGGAAAACAAGTCGAAACAATATTCaaggatttatttataaaactaataaaaaaaaatctctctcATTCAACTCAAAGTGATGCCGAGTACGTTTCCTTAACATAAACATTCAGCGCAGCTTCTAGGAGCTCAGTGGGACACAAACTGGAAGAGAAATGGACGACCTTTCATAGAAAACACAGTTAAGCAgagtataaatacatacaaatcGAGCACAGGTATTGGTTAAAACTGGTTTGTTCAGATTTCTGGATGGAGGCCTCGGGTTGGGAACAAATCCAACTCGTGTGAAAATCCCAGCACGCCTTCCTTCACACAGTCGAGAGGAACACGTTTTCAGGGTTACAGTGAAAACGCTCCCGAGGTCAAGTCCCAACAAAAGCAAATTATGGGGGGTAAAAGTTCTTGATCCCAGACACTTGGCCTTTGCTTCTTCATTCATggtttttgtcatttattttgtctggaAAACAAAGTAAAGAAATAATCTCCAACTATAACTCTATcagataataacaataacaataacaacagcaaATGGCAGGGAAAATGTAGATCACATTAATGTAGATCACACTCCTAAAGAGTCTCAGCAGCTGAATCCGTCGCCCTTCTAGTGACTCGTCTTTATTTACACATAAATGTTTACCAGGCTTTGTTTGTCCGAGGCCTTTCAAGACGGACGTGGTGTGGCTACaacataaatataatttacCAGTATTGTTTTTGTCGCTAACCTGGTATATTTCGCgtattttattaacaaaaccacgaggaaaaaaaatgtttctgccAACTGTGTGGAAGTGTCGCCGACTCGAGTGGAAACAGCAGACGCCATTAGACGTTAGAAAAGCTGTCATCGATGCAACTTTTTCTGCACTTCCACCTCCGCTTGTCCAGTTCCCGCCGCAAGACGCGACAATAACAGCCGGTAAAAGAACAACGAACCTGTGACGACTACCGTCCGTTTGCTGTTGTCCATCTCCCTCCGTGTTCAAAGAGAATTCGCTGCTTTCTCCTGAGCTTTGTAGTGAAACCAGGGTCGGGAGTCGGGAGCCTCCGCGGTTGACGGCTTCGGCCAGACACAAATAAGACCCCGGCAGTCCTTGTAGCAGCAGGGTACGTCTGGAAACGTGACGTCATGACGTCACCAAGAAGGCGCGTATCAGGATACGTAAGAAGGAGAACAACAggatattattcattcattaaaaaaaataaatccattgaaGCAGAGGTAACAAAATTACTGTTTTGATAGTCAGCTTGTCTTTGGCTGACAAAATAGTCGGGATTGGTTTAATTTTCACACTTAATTTCAAAAGCCTttcatatttattacatttgggATTATGGAAATAAAATTGATTATTACAATAGTGATAATGTATTCATTGAATTTACCACCATTAGTGTAACCAGGCTGGCTGTTGTGATTATTGTCACATACAGGCTGTGGCTTTTCCATCACAAAACCCATACATGTTGAGAGTGTTCCTAATAATCCTACAATTTAAATTTAAGATAGGATAGGTTAGCTATCCAGTTCATATACAGAATATTACAGTATACAGTACACAGTATATTATTTCGACACCGCTTGCAATTCATATTCTGGACTGTAGAGGGCAGCAACCAATATTGAGTTGCTAGTTACGTGCGGCAATGTCGCGCCGTGCACCGGAACTTcactagaagaagaagaagaagaagaagaagaagaagaaatcgtGTCACTGAGGGGCTAGCGCAATatataaaacacaaagcaaaagaGATAATATCACGATGGTGGGTATTTAACTAAATTGTTGAGATAAAACTTAGCAAGTATGCCAGCTACTCAGCTAACGCCAGCGGTCACAATATTATCCGTATTCTAATGCTTAACTTAGCATGAGCTGCTAAATTGAACGCCGCTCATACACAATGGTGTTTTGAAATGTCTCAGTAAATAGGTGCAGAGATCTTACAGGTCGCTGATCTCTGGGTGA
Proteins encoded in this window:
- the upf1 gene encoding regulator of nonsense transcripts 1, translating into MSVEAYGPSSQTLTFLDTEEAELLGADTQGSEYDFIDFTLPSQTQTQGHTQSQLDNQVNGPDEGLLNGGLDDSVAKPSQMAELNFEEDEEDAYYTKDLPSHACSYCKIHDPACVVYCNTSKKWFCNGRGNTSGSHIVNHLVRAKCKEVTLHKDGPLGETVLECYNCGCRNVFLLGFIPAKADSVVVLLCRQPCASQSSLKDINWDSSQWQPLIQDRCFLSWLVKIPSEQEQLRARQVTAQQINKLEELWKDNPGAALEDLEKPGVDEEPQHVLLRYEDAYQYQNIFGPLVKLEADYDKKLKESQTQDNITVRWDLGLNKKRIAYFTLPKTDSGDMRLMQGDEICLRYKGDLAPLWKGIGHVIKVPDNYGDEIAIELRSSVGAPVEIPHNFQVDFVWKSTSFDRMQSALKTFAVDETSVSGYIYHKLLGHEVEDVTIKCQLPKRFTAQGLPDLNHSQVYAVKTVLQRPLSLIQGPPGTGKTVTSATIVYHLSRQGNGPVLVCAPSNIAVDQLTEKIDKTGLKVVRLCAKSREAIESPVSFLALHNQISNMDSMPELQKLQQLKDETGELSSADEKRYRALKRTAERELLMNADVICCTCVGAGDPRLAKMQFRSILIDESTQATEPECMVPVVLGAKQLILVGDHCQLGPVVMCKKAAKAGLSQSLFERLVVLGIRPIRLQVQYRMHPALSAFPSNIFYEGSLQNGVTAADRIKKGFDFQWPQPDKPMFFYVTQGQEEIASSGTSYLNRTEAANVEKITTRLLKAGAKPDQIGIITPYEGQRSYLVQYMQFSGSLHTKLYQQVEIASVDAFQGREKDFIILSCVRANEHQGIGFLNDPRRLNVALTRAKYGVIIVGNPKALSKQPLWNNLLNNYKEQKVLVEGPLNNLRESLMQFSKPRKLVNTINPGGRFMSTAMYDAREALIPGSVYDRSCTAGRPSSMYFQTHDPIGMIGQGPGPMAAMNIPIPFNLVMPPMPPPSYQGLINGPVAGRAAMKSKPGRGGRQRIRGSGHMGPGQGNGPHSQASQDSPSQSFSQGPLTQGYISMSQPSQMSQPGLSQPELSQDSYLGDEFKSQIDVALSQDSTYQGERAYQHGGVTGLSQY
- the pgpep1 gene encoding pyroglutamyl-peptidase 1 produces the protein MDNSKRTVVVTGFGPFGEHTVNASWVAVQELKKLGLGSEVDLHVSEFPVEYQTVQSLVPSLWKQHHPLLVVHVGVSGMATTVTLEKCGRNHGYKGLDNSSFRPDSQCCIVGGPDCIDSVIDMESVCKRVTASGLAVAVSVSKDAGRYLCDFTYYTSLYLSHGRSAFIHVPPLGKPYSREDLGRALQAIIREMLELLDQAEEKIHCQQHLH